In a single window of the Melanotaenia boesemani isolate fMelBoe1 chromosome 22, fMelBoe1.pri, whole genome shotgun sequence genome:
- the dtnba gene encoding dystrobrevin, beta a isoform X1, whose product MVMEEGGQGNRGRGPRAEGRQIFVELGEQNLDAICLSTYRTACKLRFIQKRCNLHLIDIYNVIEAVRDAGLNAVELNAGISVTRLENLVSSLFNQLSKRLPTTHTINPQESSVLLVDFILAAVDCEPESRLTVLSVKAMLATLCGGKLVDKLRYVFSQVSDSNGVLVLSKFDNFLKEVLKLPTAVHEGPSFGYTHTIARSCFPQQKRVMLNMFLDIIADTPQCLVWLPLMHRLANVEHVYHPVSCSYCRGNGMTGFRYRCLRCRGYQLCQNCFWRGNASGSHSNQHQMKEHSSWKSSASKLGRALSRTLGCVSSREAPHPIYPEEPERTLNLADIVPCRPFGNTSEAMLLSSSVPESSKSLAAAQRMNEEHALIAAYVNRLQSSPRAVDSPSRQDEEHKLIARYTSRLAETEGAGMIPTRSINFDANKQKRELIAQLECKNREILAEIKRLRAEHDAACQHSPEKGSTNPTLLAELRLLRQRKDELEQRMSSLQESRRELMVQLEGLMKLLKDEEQRQAAQAAGSSHASPSRPSPSTTRSVGAVSPHAHMYPPQDSLAGVGGDVQEAFAHGPRRNLRNDLLVAADSITNTVSSLVKELHSDEGREDEERLLNGKDRAG is encoded by the exons ATGGTGATGGAGGAGGGGGGCCAGGGAAACAGAGGGCGGGGGCCGAGAGCAGAGGGGAGGCAGATCTTTGTTGAACTTG gGGAGCAGAACTTGGATGCTATTTGTCTTTCTACATATCGAACTGCCTGCAAGCTCAGATTCATACAGAAGAGATGCAACT TGCATCTCATTGACATATACAATGTGATCGAAGCGGTGCGGGATGCCGGTCTAAATGCAGTAGAGCTAAACGCCGGCATCTCTGTAACCAGACTGGAAAACCTGGTGTCCTCCCTGTTCAACCAGCTCAGCAAACGCCTGcccaccacacacaccatcAACCCACAAGAGAGCTCCGTCCTCCTGGTCGATTTCATACTGGCTGCCGTCGACTG TGAGCCAGAAAGCCGTCTGACCGTTCTGTCTGTGAAGGCGATGCTGGCCACACTGTGTGGAGGGAAACTGGTGGATAAACTTCGAT ATGTGTTTTCTCAGGTATCTGACTCCAATGGTGTGTTGGTACTGTCCAAGTTTGACAATTTTCTGAAGGAGGTTCTCAAGCTGCCCACTGCTGTACATGAAGGACCATCCTTTGGCTACACACACACCATAGCACGCTCCTGTTTCCCACAACAG AAGAGGGTGATGCTGAACATGTTCCTGGACATCATAGCTGATACTCCTCAGTGTCTTGTCTGGCTGCCTCTCATGCACCGCCTGGCCAATGTGGAGCatg TCTATCACCCTGTGTCATGCTCCTACTGCCGTGGCAACGGGATGACTGGCTTCCGCTATCGCTGCCTCCGCTGCCGTGGTTACCAGCTCTGCCAGAACTGCTTCTGGCGTGGTAATGCCAGCGGCTCTCATAGCAACCAGCACCAGATGAAGGAGCACTCATCCTGG AAGTCGTCAGCATCAAAGCTCGGCCGAGCCCTGAGCAGGACTCTGGGCTGTGTGTCATCGAGAGAGGCTCCCCACCCAATTTACCCTGAAGAGCCTGAGAGGACCCTTAACCTCGCCGACATAGT CCCCTGCAGACCATTTGGGAACACCAGCGAGGCCATGTTGCTGTCTTCATCAGTGCCCGAGTCCTCCAAGAG TTTGGCAGCAGCTCAGCGAATGAACGAGGAGCACGCTCTGATTGCAGCGTATGTGAATCGCCTGCAGAGCAGCCCACG TGCTGTGGACAGTCCCAGCAGGCAGGATGAGGAGCACAAGCTGATCGCTCGCTACACCTCCCGACTGGCAGAGACCGAGGGCGCAGGA atgATCCCAACACGGAGCATCAACTTTGAtgcaaacaaacagaagagGGAACTAATTGCTCAGCTGGAGTGCAAAAACAG AGAGATCTTGGCAGAGATCAAACGTCTTCGTGCGGAGCATGACGCAGCATGCCAGCACAGCCCAGAGAAGGGCAGCACCAACCCAACTCTGCTGGCCGAGCTTCGCCTCCTCAG acAGAGGAAAGATGAACTGGAGCAGAGGATGTCGTCTCTGCAAGAGAGCAGGAGGGAGCTGATGGTGCAGCTGGAGGGACTAATGAAGCTGCTCAAG GATGAAGAACAGCGACAGGCA GCGCAGGCTGCTGGCTCTTCTCACGCTTCTCCTTCTCGACCGAGTCCGTCCACCACCCGCTCTGTAGGTGCCGTATCTCCTCATGCTCACATGTACCCTCCTCAAGACTCTCTGGCTGGTGTAGGGGGTGATGTGCAAGAGGCCTTTGCTCATG GCCCGAGAAGAAATCTGAGGAATGACCTTCTGGTAGCAGCTGACTCCATCACAAACACCGTCTCCTCACTGGTCAAAGAGCTCCACTCTG ATGAAGGACGGGAGGATGAGGAGAGACTGCTGAATGGAAAGGACAGag CAGGTTAA
- the dtnba gene encoding dystrobrevin, beta a isoform X3, with amino-acid sequence MVMEEGGQGNRGRGPRAEGRQIFVELGEQNLDAICLSTYRTACKLRFIQKRCNLHLIDIYNVIEAVRDAGLNAVELNAGISVTRLENLVSSLFNQLSKRLPTTHTINPQESSVLLVDFILAAVDCEPESRLTVLSVKAMLATLCGGKLVDKLRYVFSQVSDSNGVLVLSKFDNFLKEVLKLPTAVHEGPSFGYTHTIARSCFPQQKRVMLNMFLDIIADTPQCLVWLPLMHRLANVEHVYHPVSCSYCRGNGMTGFRYRCLRCRGYQLCQNCFWRGNASGSHSNQHQMKEHSSWKSSASKLGRALSRTLGCVSSREAPHPIYPEEPERTLNLADIVPCRPFGNTSEAMLLSSSVPESSKSLAAAQRMNEEHALIAAYVNRLQSSPRAVDSPSRQDEEHKLIARYTSRLAETEGAGMIPTRSINFDANKQKRELIAQLECKNREILAEIKRLRAEHDAACQHSPEKGSTNPTLLAELRLLRQRKDELEQRMSSLQESRRELMVQLEGLMKLLKAQAAGSSHASPSRPSPSTTRSVGAVSPHAHMYPPQDSLAGVGGDVQEAFAHGPRRNLRNDLLVAADSITNTVSSLVKELHSDEGREDEERLLNGKDRAG; translated from the exons ATGGTGATGGAGGAGGGGGGCCAGGGAAACAGAGGGCGGGGGCCGAGAGCAGAGGGGAGGCAGATCTTTGTTGAACTTG gGGAGCAGAACTTGGATGCTATTTGTCTTTCTACATATCGAACTGCCTGCAAGCTCAGATTCATACAGAAGAGATGCAACT TGCATCTCATTGACATATACAATGTGATCGAAGCGGTGCGGGATGCCGGTCTAAATGCAGTAGAGCTAAACGCCGGCATCTCTGTAACCAGACTGGAAAACCTGGTGTCCTCCCTGTTCAACCAGCTCAGCAAACGCCTGcccaccacacacaccatcAACCCACAAGAGAGCTCCGTCCTCCTGGTCGATTTCATACTGGCTGCCGTCGACTG TGAGCCAGAAAGCCGTCTGACCGTTCTGTCTGTGAAGGCGATGCTGGCCACACTGTGTGGAGGGAAACTGGTGGATAAACTTCGAT ATGTGTTTTCTCAGGTATCTGACTCCAATGGTGTGTTGGTACTGTCCAAGTTTGACAATTTTCTGAAGGAGGTTCTCAAGCTGCCCACTGCTGTACATGAAGGACCATCCTTTGGCTACACACACACCATAGCACGCTCCTGTTTCCCACAACAG AAGAGGGTGATGCTGAACATGTTCCTGGACATCATAGCTGATACTCCTCAGTGTCTTGTCTGGCTGCCTCTCATGCACCGCCTGGCCAATGTGGAGCatg TCTATCACCCTGTGTCATGCTCCTACTGCCGTGGCAACGGGATGACTGGCTTCCGCTATCGCTGCCTCCGCTGCCGTGGTTACCAGCTCTGCCAGAACTGCTTCTGGCGTGGTAATGCCAGCGGCTCTCATAGCAACCAGCACCAGATGAAGGAGCACTCATCCTGG AAGTCGTCAGCATCAAAGCTCGGCCGAGCCCTGAGCAGGACTCTGGGCTGTGTGTCATCGAGAGAGGCTCCCCACCCAATTTACCCTGAAGAGCCTGAGAGGACCCTTAACCTCGCCGACATAGT CCCCTGCAGACCATTTGGGAACACCAGCGAGGCCATGTTGCTGTCTTCATCAGTGCCCGAGTCCTCCAAGAG TTTGGCAGCAGCTCAGCGAATGAACGAGGAGCACGCTCTGATTGCAGCGTATGTGAATCGCCTGCAGAGCAGCCCACG TGCTGTGGACAGTCCCAGCAGGCAGGATGAGGAGCACAAGCTGATCGCTCGCTACACCTCCCGACTGGCAGAGACCGAGGGCGCAGGA atgATCCCAACACGGAGCATCAACTTTGAtgcaaacaaacagaagagGGAACTAATTGCTCAGCTGGAGTGCAAAAACAG AGAGATCTTGGCAGAGATCAAACGTCTTCGTGCGGAGCATGACGCAGCATGCCAGCACAGCCCAGAGAAGGGCAGCACCAACCCAACTCTGCTGGCCGAGCTTCGCCTCCTCAG acAGAGGAAAGATGAACTGGAGCAGAGGATGTCGTCTCTGCAAGAGAGCAGGAGGGAGCTGATGGTGCAGCTGGAGGGACTAATGAAGCTGCTCAAG GCGCAGGCTGCTGGCTCTTCTCACGCTTCTCCTTCTCGACCGAGTCCGTCCACCACCCGCTCTGTAGGTGCCGTATCTCCTCATGCTCACATGTACCCTCCTCAAGACTCTCTGGCTGGTGTAGGGGGTGATGTGCAAGAGGCCTTTGCTCATG GCCCGAGAAGAAATCTGAGGAATGACCTTCTGGTAGCAGCTGACTCCATCACAAACACCGTCTCCTCACTGGTCAAAGAGCTCCACTCTG ATGAAGGACGGGAGGATGAGGAGAGACTGCTGAATGGAAAGGACAGag CAGGTTAA
- the dtnba gene encoding dystrobrevin, beta a isoform X2, which translates to MVMEEGGQGNRGRGPRAEGRQIFVELGEQNLDAICLSTYRTACKLRFIQKRCNLHLIDIYNVIEAVRDAGLNAVELNAGISVTRLENLVSSLFNQLSKRLPTTHTINPQESSVLLVDFILAAVDCEPESRLTVLSVKAMLATLCGGKLVDKLRYVFSQVSDSNGVLVLSKFDNFLKEVLKLPTAVHEGPSFGYTHTIARSCFPQQKRVMLNMFLDIIADTPQCLVWLPLMHRLANVEHVYHPVSCSYCRGNGMTGFRYRCLRCRGYQLCQNCFWRGNASGSHSNQHQMKEHSSWKSSASKLGRALSRTLGCVSSREAPHPIYPEEPERTLNLADIVPCRPFGNTSEAMLLSSSVPESSKSLAAAQRMNEEHALIAAYVNRLQSSPRAVDSPSRQDEEHKLIARYTSRLAETEGAGMIPTRSINFDANKQKRELIAQLECKNREILAEIKRLRAEHDAACQHSPEKGSTNPTLLAELRLLRQRKDELEQRMSSLQESRRELMVQLEGLMKLLKDEEQRQAAQAAGSSHASPSRPSPSTTRSVGAVSPHAHMYPPQDSLAGVGGDVQEAFAHGPRRNLRNDLLVAADSITNTVSSLVKELHSDEGREDEERLLNGKDRG; encoded by the exons ATGGTGATGGAGGAGGGGGGCCAGGGAAACAGAGGGCGGGGGCCGAGAGCAGAGGGGAGGCAGATCTTTGTTGAACTTG gGGAGCAGAACTTGGATGCTATTTGTCTTTCTACATATCGAACTGCCTGCAAGCTCAGATTCATACAGAAGAGATGCAACT TGCATCTCATTGACATATACAATGTGATCGAAGCGGTGCGGGATGCCGGTCTAAATGCAGTAGAGCTAAACGCCGGCATCTCTGTAACCAGACTGGAAAACCTGGTGTCCTCCCTGTTCAACCAGCTCAGCAAACGCCTGcccaccacacacaccatcAACCCACAAGAGAGCTCCGTCCTCCTGGTCGATTTCATACTGGCTGCCGTCGACTG TGAGCCAGAAAGCCGTCTGACCGTTCTGTCTGTGAAGGCGATGCTGGCCACACTGTGTGGAGGGAAACTGGTGGATAAACTTCGAT ATGTGTTTTCTCAGGTATCTGACTCCAATGGTGTGTTGGTACTGTCCAAGTTTGACAATTTTCTGAAGGAGGTTCTCAAGCTGCCCACTGCTGTACATGAAGGACCATCCTTTGGCTACACACACACCATAGCACGCTCCTGTTTCCCACAACAG AAGAGGGTGATGCTGAACATGTTCCTGGACATCATAGCTGATACTCCTCAGTGTCTTGTCTGGCTGCCTCTCATGCACCGCCTGGCCAATGTGGAGCatg TCTATCACCCTGTGTCATGCTCCTACTGCCGTGGCAACGGGATGACTGGCTTCCGCTATCGCTGCCTCCGCTGCCGTGGTTACCAGCTCTGCCAGAACTGCTTCTGGCGTGGTAATGCCAGCGGCTCTCATAGCAACCAGCACCAGATGAAGGAGCACTCATCCTGG AAGTCGTCAGCATCAAAGCTCGGCCGAGCCCTGAGCAGGACTCTGGGCTGTGTGTCATCGAGAGAGGCTCCCCACCCAATTTACCCTGAAGAGCCTGAGAGGACCCTTAACCTCGCCGACATAGT CCCCTGCAGACCATTTGGGAACACCAGCGAGGCCATGTTGCTGTCTTCATCAGTGCCCGAGTCCTCCAAGAG TTTGGCAGCAGCTCAGCGAATGAACGAGGAGCACGCTCTGATTGCAGCGTATGTGAATCGCCTGCAGAGCAGCCCACG TGCTGTGGACAGTCCCAGCAGGCAGGATGAGGAGCACAAGCTGATCGCTCGCTACACCTCCCGACTGGCAGAGACCGAGGGCGCAGGA atgATCCCAACACGGAGCATCAACTTTGAtgcaaacaaacagaagagGGAACTAATTGCTCAGCTGGAGTGCAAAAACAG AGAGATCTTGGCAGAGATCAAACGTCTTCGTGCGGAGCATGACGCAGCATGCCAGCACAGCCCAGAGAAGGGCAGCACCAACCCAACTCTGCTGGCCGAGCTTCGCCTCCTCAG acAGAGGAAAGATGAACTGGAGCAGAGGATGTCGTCTCTGCAAGAGAGCAGGAGGGAGCTGATGGTGCAGCTGGAGGGACTAATGAAGCTGCTCAAG GATGAAGAACAGCGACAGGCA GCGCAGGCTGCTGGCTCTTCTCACGCTTCTCCTTCTCGACCGAGTCCGTCCACCACCCGCTCTGTAGGTGCCGTATCTCCTCATGCTCACATGTACCCTCCTCAAGACTCTCTGGCTGGTGTAGGGGGTGATGTGCAAGAGGCCTTTGCTCATG GCCCGAGAAGAAATCTGAGGAATGACCTTCTGGTAGCAGCTGACTCCATCACAAACACCGTCTCCTCACTGGTCAAAGAGCTCCACTCTG ATGAAGGACGGGAGGATGAGGAGAGACTGCTGAATGGAAAGGACAGag GTTAA